The Vitis riparia cultivar Riparia Gloire de Montpellier isolate 1030 chromosome 3, EGFV_Vit.rip_1.0, whole genome shotgun sequence genome includes a region encoding these proteins:
- the LOC117911009 gene encoding uncharacterized protein LOC117911009, translated as MDASLGIVKALFRCRFDAAAASSISANVNNIHVLNDTNFKKWNEHVIIVLGCMDLDYALREDRPPDLTSASTAEQRFAMEKWERSNRMSLMIMKHSIPKAIRGAIPEETRAKTFLDQIVN; from the exons ATGGACGCGTCATTGGGGATTGTCAAAGCGCTGTTCCGGTGCCGTTTTGACGCCGCTGCAG CATCTTCTATATCTGCAAATGTTAATAACATTCATGTGCTTAATGacacaaacttcaagaaatggaatgagCACGTTATAATTGTGCTCGGGTGCATGGATTTGGACTATGCGTTAAGAGAGGATCGCCCTCCAGACCTTACTAGTGCCAGCACTGCTGAGCAAAGGTTtgctatggaaaaatgggagcgatccaatcgcatgagtctaatgataatGAAACACTCAATTCCAAAAGCTATAAGGGGTGCAATACCTGAGGAAACCCGAGCCAAGACATTCTTGGACCAGATAGTAAACTAA
- the LOC117911897 gene encoding protein N-lysine methyltransferase METTL21A-like isoform X2, which translates to MEPDRLNSPNTSAIMFEVLGHQLQFSQDPNSKHLGTTVWDASMVFVKFLERNCRKGRFSPSKLKGKRVIELGAGCGVAGFGMALLGCDVVSTDQTEVLPLLMRNVERNTSRIMQMNPGSDSFGSVQVAELDWGNEDHIKAVNPPFDFIIGTDVVYAEHLLDPLLRTIFALSGPKTTILLGYEIRSTNVHEQMLDMWKQNFEMDRKYQHPSIQLFIMGLKPSAETPETSSPPINWETNEIGTRETENSQDKNGDSNNETIESDDFVSDKVKEDGILLRGLQNGKLNEWEARRYGSMAARLLRDVKIT; encoded by the exons ATGGAGCCTGACAG ACTAAACTCTCCAAACACATCAGCAATTATGTTTGAAGTTCTGGGTCATCAATTGCAGTTTTCTCAG GATCCCAATTCGAAGCATTTAGGAACTACGGTTTGGGATGCATCAATGGTATTTGTGAAATTTCTG GAGAGGAATTGCAGAAAGGGAAGGTTTAGCCCATCTAAATTGAAAGGAAAACGTGTTATTGAACTTGGAGCAGGTTGTGGAGTAGCTGGATTTG GCATGGCATTGCTAGGATGTGATGTAGTTTCAACAGATCAAACTGAAGTTTTGCCATTACTAATGAGAAATGTTGAACGTAATACTTCAAGGATCATGCAGATGAATCCTGGTTCAG ATTCATTTGGTTCTGTCCAGGTAGCAGAGCTGGACTGGGGAAATGAAGATCATATAAAGGCAGTTAATCCaccatttgatttcattattggCACTGATGTT GTTTATGCAGAGCATCTCTTAGACCCACTATTGAGGACAATATTTGCTTTATCGGGACCGAAAACCACAATTTTG CTGGGATATGAGATCCGTTCAACTAATGTCCATGAACAAATGCTTGACATGTGGAAGCAAAATTTTGAG ATGGACAGGAAGTACCAACATCCGAGCATCCAGCTTTTCATTATGGGATTAAAACCCTCAGCAGAGACTCCAGAGACTTCATCCCCCCCAATCAATTGGGAAACAAATGAGATTGGAACAAGAGAAACTGAAAATAGTCAGGATAAGAATGGTGATAGTAACAATGAAACCATTGAATCAGATGATTTTGTCAGTGACAAGGTGAAGGAAGATGGCATACTGCTGAGAGGACTTCAGAATGGGAAGCTAAATGAGTGGGAAGCAAGGAGATATGGCTCTATGGCTGCTCGTCTTCTTCGAGATGTCAAGATAACTTAA
- the LOC117911897 gene encoding protein N-lysine methyltransferase METTL21A-like isoform X1, with product MEPDRLNSPNTSAIMFEVLGHQLQFSQDPNSKHLGTTVWDASMVFVKFLERNCRKGRFSPSKLKGKRVIELGAGCGVAGFGMALLGCDVVSTDQTEVLPLLMRNVERNTSRIMQMNPGSDSFGSVQVAELDWGNEDHIKAVNPPFDFIIGTDVVYAEHLLDPLLRTIFALSGPKTTILLGYEIRSTNVHEQMLDMWKQNFEVKIIPKAKMDRKYQHPSIQLFIMGLKPSAETPETSSPPINWETNEIGTRETENSQDKNGDSNNETIESDDFVSDKVKEDGILLRGLQNGKLNEWEARRYGSMAARLLRDVKIT from the exons ATGGAGCCTGACAG ACTAAACTCTCCAAACACATCAGCAATTATGTTTGAAGTTCTGGGTCATCAATTGCAGTTTTCTCAG GATCCCAATTCGAAGCATTTAGGAACTACGGTTTGGGATGCATCAATGGTATTTGTGAAATTTCTG GAGAGGAATTGCAGAAAGGGAAGGTTTAGCCCATCTAAATTGAAAGGAAAACGTGTTATTGAACTTGGAGCAGGTTGTGGAGTAGCTGGATTTG GCATGGCATTGCTAGGATGTGATGTAGTTTCAACAGATCAAACTGAAGTTTTGCCATTACTAATGAGAAATGTTGAACGTAATACTTCAAGGATCATGCAGATGAATCCTGGTTCAG ATTCATTTGGTTCTGTCCAGGTAGCAGAGCTGGACTGGGGAAATGAAGATCATATAAAGGCAGTTAATCCaccatttgatttcattattggCACTGATGTT GTTTATGCAGAGCATCTCTTAGACCCACTATTGAGGACAATATTTGCTTTATCGGGACCGAAAACCACAATTTTG CTGGGATATGAGATCCGTTCAACTAATGTCCATGAACAAATGCTTGACATGTGGAAGCAAAATTTTGAGGTGAAAATTATTCCTAAAGCAAAG ATGGACAGGAAGTACCAACATCCGAGCATCCAGCTTTTCATTATGGGATTAAAACCCTCAGCAGAGACTCCAGAGACTTCATCCCCCCCAATCAATTGGGAAACAAATGAGATTGGAACAAGAGAAACTGAAAATAGTCAGGATAAGAATGGTGATAGTAACAATGAAACCATTGAATCAGATGATTTTGTCAGTGACAAGGTGAAGGAAGATGGCATACTGCTGAGAGGACTTCAGAATGGGAAGCTAAATGAGTGGGAAGCAAGGAGATATGGCTCTATGGCTGCTCGTCTTCTTCGAGATGTCAAGATAACTTAA